The nucleotide window TGATGCTGAACCTCATCAGCCCGCTCAGCGCGCCGCTGCTGGTCGACGAGCGCCGTGCGCAGCTGATCAAGCTGTTACGCGCGCTGCGCACTCGCGCGCATGCATTGAATAGCTGTGGCAGCCGTCGCGTGCCGCTGGCGGTGAAGCTACGCAGCCTGCCCGGCCAGGTACCGATGGCGCTGGCCGAAGTGTTGCTGGAACTCGGATTCGACGGTCTGCTTGCCGCCCACGACCCCGGCCCACCAGCCACGGCCGAGCGTTATCGCAGCTGGCAGGACGATGCCCAGCAATTGCTGGCCTGCCGGGAGATCGAGCAGTTGCACCAACTCTGCGGCGGCGCGCTCGCACTGATGTCCGTCGGCGGGATACAGACCGCCGCGCACCTGCAGGCCCGGCTGGCGGCCGGCGCACGACTGGTGCAGGTGTACAGCGCGTTGTTGCGCGAGGGGCCGTTCATTGCCCAGCGCCTGCTGGGCTGATTCTTCTCAGCCCAGCGGGCGCAGGATGACCACGCCGAGCGGTGGCAGCGTCAGCTGCAGCGAGTACTGTTCGCCGTGCGCCGGCGTGCCTTCGGCAAGAATGCCGCCGCCATTACCGACGTTGGAGCCGCCATAGCATTGGGCATCGCTATTGAAGATTTCCTGCCAGCGCCCCTCTTGCGGCACACCTACGCGATAGCCCTCGCGCACCACCGGGGTGAAGTTGCCGATCACCAGCAGCGGACGGCCCTCGGCATCGCGGCGCAACCAGGCGAGCACGCTGTTACCGCGGTCATCGCCGATTAGCCACTGGAACCCACGCGGGTCGCTGTCGAGCTGATGCAGCGCCGGTTCCGTGCGATACAGCCGGTTCAGATCGCGTACCAGATGCTGCGCGCCCCGGTGGTCTGGCTCCTCGAGCAGAAACCAGTCCAGCTCGCGGTCGTGATTCCATTCGCGCCACTGGCCGAATTCGCTGCCCATGAACAGCAGCTTCTTGCCCGGATGCGTCCACATGAAGCTCAGGTACGCACGCAGGTTGGCAAACTTCTGCCAGCGATCCCCCGGCATCTTGTCGATCAGCGAGCCCTTGCCGTGCACCACCTCGTCATGGGAGATCGGCAGTACGAAGTACTCGGAGTAGGCATAGATCATGCCGAAGGTCATCTTGTCGTGGTGGTACCGGCGATGAACCGGGTCTTCCTGGATGTATTTGAGCGTGTCGTGCATCCAACCCATGTTCCATTTGTAGGAGAAGCCGAGCCCGCCTTCGCTGGTCGGCTTGCTGACGCCCGGGAAGGCGGTGGACTCCTCGGCGATCACCAGTGCACCGGGCGTTTCGCTGGCGACCACGTCGTTCAGGTGACGAAGAAAGTCGATCGCCTCCAGGTTCTCTCGGCCGCCGTGGCGGTTGGGAATCCACTCGCCGTCCTTGCGCGAGTAGTCG belongs to Pseudomonas phenolilytica and includes:
- a CDS encoding phosphoserine aminotransferase; the encoded protein is MAERDMTLRRLGQRLALQLACAASYLPAMRSGAQAVDAMGLRFPSPVGIAAGFDRCGRLGRRAGRLGFGFTEVGSCTSVELFGMRPPNVNGRALVGLNLSLDPTRSTAELCAALTLAWAQTDYLMLNLISPLSAPLLVDERRAQLIKLLRALRTRAHALNSCGSRRVPLAVKLRSLPGQVPMALAEVLLELGFDGLLAAHDPGPPATAERYRSWQDDAQQLLACREIEQLHQLCGGALALMSVGGIQTAAHLQARLAAGARLVQVYSALLREGPFIAQRLLG